Proteins found in one Amycolatopsis umgeniensis genomic segment:
- a CDS encoding acyl-CoA dehydrogenase family protein: MPADRLLPSTEAQDLIDLAKEIAREELAPIASKYEETAHFPREQFRLLGQAGLLGLPYAERWGGGDLPYEVYLQVLEEIAAAWMSVGVGLSVHTMSCFALAHQGTDAQRDRWLPDMLEGELLGAYALSETHAGSDAAALSTRARLEDDQYVVNGTKAWITHAGEADFYTTMVRTSDDGGQGITCLLVDAATPGLSAAPPERKMGLTGSTTAQLMFDDAVVDAERRIGDEGQGLKIALSSLSSGRLGIAACAVGLAQAALDEALEYAKGRTQFGRPIIEFQGLEFLLADMAATVETSRAMYLDAARRRDRGLPFQRQASIAKLVATDGAMKVTTDAVQVLGGAGYTKDFPVERYMREAKVPQIFEGTNQIQRMVIARELRKS; the protein is encoded by the coding sequence ATGCCGGCGGACCGTCTGCTGCCCAGCACCGAGGCCCAGGACCTGATCGACCTGGCCAAGGAGATCGCACGCGAAGAACTCGCTCCGATCGCGAGCAAGTACGAAGAGACCGCGCACTTCCCGCGTGAACAGTTCCGGCTGCTCGGGCAAGCCGGGCTGCTCGGCCTGCCGTACGCGGAGCGCTGGGGCGGCGGCGACCTGCCGTACGAGGTCTACCTGCAGGTTCTCGAGGAGATCGCGGCCGCGTGGATGTCCGTCGGCGTCGGGCTCTCCGTGCACACGATGTCCTGCTTCGCGCTGGCGCACCAAGGCACCGACGCGCAGCGCGACCGCTGGCTGCCCGACATGCTGGAGGGTGAACTGCTCGGCGCGTACGCCCTCTCGGAGACCCACGCCGGCTCCGACGCCGCGGCCCTTTCGACCCGCGCGCGGCTCGAAGATGACCAGTACGTCGTGAACGGCACGAAGGCGTGGATCACCCATGCGGGCGAGGCCGACTTCTACACGACCATGGTGCGCACGAGCGACGACGGCGGACAGGGCATCACCTGCCTGCTCGTCGACGCGGCGACTCCGGGCCTCTCGGCCGCGCCACCCGAGCGGAAAATGGGTCTCACCGGTTCGACCACCGCGCAGCTGATGTTCGACGACGCCGTCGTCGACGCCGAGCGGCGGATCGGCGACGAGGGCCAAGGGCTGAAGATCGCGCTGTCGTCACTCAGCTCCGGACGGCTGGGCATCGCCGCCTGCGCCGTCGGGCTCGCGCAGGCCGCGCTGGACGAGGCCCTCGAGTACGCGAAGGGCCGCACGCAGTTCGGGCGCCCGATCATCGAGTTCCAGGGCCTGGAGTTCCTGCTGGCCGACATGGCCGCGACCGTCGAGACGTCACGCGCGATGTACCTCGATGCGGCCCGCCGCCGCGACCGCGGGCTGCCGTTCCAGCGGCAGGCGTCGATCGCGAAACTCGTCGCGACCGACGGCGCGATGAAGGTGACCACCGACGCCGTGCAGGTCCTCGGCGGCGCCGGTTACACGAAGGACTTCCCGGTGGAGCGGTACATGCGGGAGGCGAAGGTGCCGCAGATCTTCGAGGGCACGAACCAGATCCAGCGCATGGTGATCGCACGGGAACTACGGAAGTCCTGA
- a CDS encoding aldose 1-epimerase family protein: MANPTGEQFEITRGNARAVVTEIGAGLRAFEVGGVPYVEAFAEDEKPPKGAGQVLLPWPNRTKGGQWVHQGEKQQLPITEEARGNAIHGLTRHEEWELLEHAESSITLAVDVPAQEGWPVPLRATITYEISPRELIVTHEIRNEGESPIGVGLGTHPYFRIGDVPTDELTLTLPASRVRPYLGDEQMPYADEQDVEGTEYDFRRGKVLEGVDLDTAFGGLSVAEDGNHHHVLSHGEQELVVWAGPDFHWAQVFTPDDLVGRGRAVAIEPMTCPADALNTGTDLIELEPASSWTGSWGIRVR; the protein is encoded by the coding sequence ATGGCCAATCCCACCGGAGAGCAGTTCGAGATCACCCGCGGCAACGCGCGCGCCGTCGTCACCGAGATCGGTGCCGGGTTGCGCGCGTTCGAGGTCGGCGGGGTGCCGTACGTCGAGGCGTTCGCCGAGGACGAGAAGCCGCCGAAGGGTGCCGGGCAGGTGCTGCTTCCTTGGCCGAACCGCACCAAGGGCGGCCAGTGGGTCCACCAAGGCGAGAAGCAGCAGCTCCCGATCACCGAGGAGGCTCGCGGCAACGCGATCCACGGCCTGACCCGGCACGAGGAGTGGGAGCTCCTGGAACACGCGGAGTCGTCGATCACCCTGGCCGTCGACGTCCCGGCGCAGGAGGGCTGGCCGGTGCCGCTGCGGGCGACGATCACTTACGAGATCTCGCCGCGCGAGCTGATCGTGACGCACGAGATCCGCAACGAGGGCGAGAGCCCGATCGGCGTCGGGCTCGGCACGCACCCCTACTTCCGCATCGGTGACGTGCCCACCGACGAGCTGACCCTGACGCTGCCCGCGAGCCGGGTCCGGCCGTACCTCGGCGACGAGCAGATGCCGTACGCCGACGAGCAGGACGTCGAGGGGACCGAGTACGACTTCCGGCGCGGCAAGGTGCTCGAAGGCGTCGACCTGGACACGGCGTTCGGCGGGCTGAGCGTCGCCGAGGACGGCAACCACCACCACGTCCTCTCGCACGGCGAGCAGGAGCTGGTGGTCTGGGCGGGGCCGGACTTCCACTGGGCGCAGGTGTTCACGCCGGACGACCTGGTCGGCCGCGGCCGCGCGGTGGCGATCGAGCCGATGACCTGCCCCGCCGACGCGCTCAACACCGGCACCGACCTGATCGAGCTGGAGCCCGCGTCCTCGTGGACCGGGAGCTGGGGAATCCGGGTGCGCTGA
- a CDS encoding FAD-binding domain-containing protein, whose translation MTKEAPVVLWFRRDLRLGDHAALLEASKHSKHVLALYVLDDALLKPSGAPRVAFLHGCLEALDDQLGGRLMLVKGDPVKEVVKAAREIGAAAVHVSADTGPYGRRRDDEVKKALAEHDIAWTETGSSYAITPGRVTKPDGDPYRVFTPFYRAWTRHGWPRPADTGKSIVDWLEPPRSVKLPKSPSLKGMELPEPGEKAALDRWHEFLDDGIETYDEDRDRPDRPGTTRLSPYLRWGCVHPRTLLADLAGNEGSGAKSLRGEFAWREFHADVLWHRPETARKNYDSRFDAMEHESDDEAFKRWCEGRTGFPIVDAGMRQLLAEGWMHNRVRMIVASFLVKDLHLPWWLGARYFMRHLVDGDLASNQLNWQWVAGSGTDAAPYFRIFNPTTQGEKFDPSGEYVRRYVPELRSVQGKAVHKPKDVKGYPAPMVDHAHERQVALERYGAIKGT comes from the coding sequence GTGACCAAAGAAGCCCCCGTAGTGCTGTGGTTCCGCCGCGACCTGCGACTGGGCGACCACGCAGCCCTGCTGGAAGCCTCGAAGCACAGCAAGCATGTCCTCGCGCTGTACGTCCTCGACGACGCGCTCCTCAAACCCTCCGGCGCCCCGCGCGTCGCGTTCCTGCACGGCTGTCTCGAAGCGCTTGACGACCAGCTCGGCGGACGGCTGATGCTCGTCAAGGGCGATCCGGTCAAGGAGGTCGTCAAGGCCGCCCGCGAGATCGGGGCCGCCGCCGTGCACGTCAGCGCGGACACCGGTCCCTACGGCCGCCGCCGTGACGACGAAGTCAAGAAAGCCTTGGCGGAGCACGACATCGCGTGGACGGAGACGGGTTCCTCGTACGCGATCACACCCGGCAGGGTCACCAAACCGGACGGCGACCCGTATCGCGTGTTCACCCCGTTCTACCGCGCGTGGACGCGTCACGGCTGGCCGCGCCCCGCGGACACCGGAAAGTCCATAGTGGACTGGTTGGAGCCGCCGCGTTCGGTCAAGCTCCCGAAATCCCCTTCGCTCAAAGGGATGGAGCTGCCGGAGCCCGGTGAGAAGGCGGCGCTGGACCGCTGGCACGAGTTCCTGGACGACGGCATCGAGACCTACGACGAGGACCGTGACCGTCCGGATCGTCCCGGGACGACCAGGCTTTCGCCGTACCTGCGATGGGGTTGCGTTCACCCGCGCACCTTGCTGGCCGACCTCGCCGGGAACGAGGGATCCGGCGCGAAGTCGCTGCGCGGCGAGTTCGCGTGGCGCGAGTTCCACGCCGACGTCCTGTGGCACCGCCCCGAAACCGCGCGCAAGAACTACGATTCCCGCTTCGACGCCATGGAACACGAAAGTGACGACGAGGCTTTCAAGCGGTGGTGCGAAGGGCGCACCGGCTTCCCGATCGTCGACGCGGGGATGCGGCAGCTGCTCGCCGAGGGCTGGATGCACAACCGCGTCCGGATGATCGTGGCCAGCTTCCTGGTCAAGGACCTGCATCTGCCATGGTGGCTCGGGGCGCGATACTTCATGCGGCACCTGGTCGACGGCGATCTCGCGTCGAACCAGCTGAACTGGCAGTGGGTCGCGGGCAGCGGCACCGACGCCGCGCCGTACTTCCGGATCTTCAACCCGACCACGCAGGGGGAGAAGTTCGACCCCTCCGGCGAGTACGTCCGCCGCTATGTTCCCGAACTCCGCTCCGTGCAAGGGAAAGCGGTGCACAAGCCGAAGGACGTCAAGGGCTATCCTGCGCCCATGGTCGACCACGCCCACGAACGTCAGGTGGCCCTGGAGCGCTACGGCGCCATCAAAGGTACCTGA
- a CDS encoding ABC transporter ATP-binding protein: MSEGKLEIDRISKKYGAKVALDEVSFEVQPGELFGFVGSNGAGKTTTMRIVLGVLAADGGEVRLGGAPITHETRTHIGYMPEERGLYPKMKVLEQLVYLAELHGMSANDAHRSAENWISRLGLTERRKDEVQKLSLGNQQRVQLAAALVHDPRVLVLDEPFSGLDPLAVDVMSGVLREKAATGVPVVFSSHQLDLVERLCDRVGIIRSGRMVASGSVGELTADAGNGLVVTAPHSSPGWASAVPGVRSVEQNGPTTILELEVGADDQAVLAAALATGPVTEFTKRRRSLTELFRDAVAEKPAAQGVSA; encoded by the coding sequence ATGAGCGAGGGGAAACTGGAGATCGACCGGATCTCCAAGAAGTACGGCGCGAAGGTCGCGCTGGACGAGGTGAGCTTCGAAGTCCAGCCCGGTGAGCTGTTCGGCTTCGTCGGCAGCAACGGGGCGGGCAAGACCACCACGATGCGGATCGTCCTCGGCGTGCTGGCGGCCGACGGCGGCGAGGTGCGGCTCGGCGGTGCGCCGATCACGCACGAGACCCGCACGCATATCGGGTACATGCCGGAGGAACGCGGGCTGTACCCGAAGATGAAGGTGCTGGAGCAGCTCGTCTACCTCGCCGAACTGCACGGGATGTCGGCCAACGACGCCCACCGCAGCGCCGAGAACTGGATCTCCCGGCTGGGGCTGACCGAACGCCGCAAGGACGAGGTCCAGAAACTGAGCCTCGGCAACCAGCAGCGGGTGCAGCTCGCGGCCGCGCTGGTGCACGATCCGAGGGTGCTGGTGCTGGACGAGCCGTTCTCCGGCCTCGACCCGCTGGCCGTGGACGTGATGAGCGGGGTGCTGCGCGAGAAGGCCGCGACAGGCGTGCCGGTGGTGTTCTCCAGCCACCAGCTGGATCTGGTCGAGCGGCTGTGCGACCGCGTCGGCATCATCCGAAGTGGACGGATGGTCGCTTCCGGCAGTGTCGGCGAGCTGACAGCCGACGCGGGCAACGGCCTCGTCGTCACCGCGCCCCACTCCTCGCCCGGGTGGGCCTCGGCCGTTCCCGGTGTCCGGTCGGTCGAGCAGAACGGCCCGACGACGATCCTCGAACTCGAGGTGGGCGCGGACGACCAGGCCGTACTCGCCGCGGCGCTGGCCACCGGCCCGGTCACCGAATTCACCAAACGCAGGCGCTCGCTCACCGAGCTGTTCCGCGACGCCGTCGCCGAGAAGCCCGCGGCACAAGGAGTTTCCGCATGA
- a CDS encoding GNAT family N-acetyltransferase translates to MTSLLRLGPVDAGETLTLQRAAYVPEARTHRNLDLPPLVETFEQTKEALGDPACFAWGIRESGRLVASVRIVVDGEAGLVGRLIVAPDRQGHGLGSSLLLAAEAAMPEPVTVFRLFTGERSAGPLRMYPKLGYVETHRTPESDYELVHFEKPRVRPGGPVR, encoded by the coding sequence ATGACGTCGCTGCTCCGGCTGGGCCCCGTGGACGCGGGCGAAACGCTCACGCTGCAGCGCGCGGCCTACGTGCCGGAGGCGAGGACGCACCGGAACCTGGACCTTCCGCCGCTGGTGGAGACCTTCGAGCAGACCAAGGAGGCCCTGGGCGATCCCGCGTGTTTCGCCTGGGGCATCAGGGAATCCGGACGGCTGGTGGCGAGCGTCCGGATCGTCGTTGACGGCGAGGCCGGTCTCGTCGGCAGGCTCATCGTGGCGCCGGACAGGCAGGGTCACGGGCTCGGCAGCTCGCTGCTGCTCGCGGCCGAAGCGGCGATGCCGGAGCCGGTGACCGTGTTCCGCCTGTTCACCGGAGAGCGGAGCGCCGGTCCGCTGCGGATGTACCCGAAGCTCGGCTACGTCGAAACACACCGTACGCCCGAGTCGGACTACGAGCTCGTCCACTTTGAAAAGCCCCGCGTGCGTCCGGGCGGCCCAGTTCGTTAG
- a CDS encoding amidohydrolase, with product MSDKAQVKAIVGGYVVPVDGDPIDGGTVLIENGKIVAVGTAADVEVPEAAELIDAAGSWVLPGFIDAHAHLGVHEDGEGWSGNDTNEMTDPNGARFRAIDGIDPYEPGFDDALAGGVTSVVIKPGSGNPIGGQTIGVKTWGRTVLDMIFAEGVSVKSALGENPKRVYGEKKQTPSTRLGVASTIRDAFTAARNYAAKRDHAAGEGKPFDVDLTKETLAKVLDGELYWDQHVHRADDMVTAIRLADEFGYKLVINHGTEGHLIADLLAERDVPVILGPLFTTKSKVELRNRTLRAPGILARAGVRIAITTDHPVVPINFLVYQAALSVKDGLDPETALKALTVNPAAMLDLDDQVGSLKPGLDADVVLWSGDPLDVMNRAMRVFVRGREVYHFDSEAGVGVTEERRYRES from the coding sequence ATGTCTGACAAAGCACAGGTCAAGGCCATCGTCGGTGGTTACGTCGTCCCTGTCGACGGTGATCCCATCGACGGCGGCACGGTCCTCATCGAGAACGGGAAGATCGTCGCGGTCGGCACCGCCGCCGACGTCGAGGTCCCCGAAGCCGCCGAACTGATCGACGCCGCGGGCTCGTGGGTGCTGCCCGGGTTCATCGACGCGCACGCCCACCTCGGCGTCCACGAGGACGGTGAGGGCTGGTCGGGCAACGACACGAACGAGATGACCGACCCCAACGGCGCGCGGTTCCGGGCGATCGACGGGATCGACCCGTACGAGCCCGGTTTCGACGACGCGCTGGCCGGCGGTGTCACCAGCGTCGTCATCAAACCCGGCTCCGGGAACCCGATCGGCGGGCAGACGATCGGCGTCAAGACCTGGGGCCGGACGGTGCTCGACATGATCTTCGCCGAGGGCGTCAGCGTGAAGAGCGCGCTCGGCGAGAATCCGAAGCGGGTCTACGGTGAGAAGAAGCAGACGCCGTCGACCAGGCTCGGCGTCGCGTCGACCATCCGCGACGCGTTCACCGCCGCCCGCAACTACGCCGCCAAGCGCGACCACGCCGCCGGTGAGGGCAAGCCGTTCGACGTCGATCTGACCAAGGAGACCCTGGCCAAGGTCCTCGACGGCGAGCTGTACTGGGACCAGCACGTCCACCGCGCCGACGACATGGTCACCGCGATCCGGCTGGCGGACGAGTTCGGCTACAAACTGGTGATCAACCACGGCACCGAAGGGCATCTGATCGCGGACCTGCTCGCCGAGCGGGACGTGCCGGTGATCCTCGGCCCGCTGTTCACCACCAAGTCCAAAGTGGAGCTGCGCAACCGCACGCTGCGCGCGCCCGGCATCCTCGCCAGGGCGGGCGTGCGGATCGCGATCACCACGGACCACCCGGTCGTGCCGATCAACTTCCTGGTGTACCAGGCGGCGCTGTCGGTGAAGGACGGCCTCGACCCGGAGACCGCGCTGAAGGCGCTGACCGTCAACCCGGCCGCGATGCTGGACCTCGACGACCAGGTCGGCTCGCTGAAGCCGGGTCTCGACGCCGACGTGGTCCTCTGGTCGGGTGATCCGCTCGACGTGATGAACCGGGCCATGCGGGTGTTCGTGCGCGGACGCGAGGTCTACCACTTCGACTCCGAAGCCGGGGTCGGCGTCACCGAGGAACGCCGTTACCGCGAAAGCTGA
- a CDS encoding citrate synthase yields the protein MSDATTAAGQSGETATLRLPNGEHEFKVIHPVEGAPGIELGKLLATTGYITHDPGFVNTGAASSAITYIDGDAGILRYRGYPIEQLAGKSTFIEVSYLLIYGELPTQTQLAEFTDKIQRHTLLHEDLKAFFSGFPRDAHPMPVLSSAVSALSTFYQDSLNPFDEANVELSTIRLLAKVPTLAAYAYKKSVGQPLLYPDNSLGLVENFLRMTFGFPAEPYEVDPDVAKALDLLFILHADHEQNCSTSTVRLVGSSEANLFASISAGINALFGPLHGGANSAVLDMLEGIKAEGGDVANFVTRVKNKEKGVRLMGFGHRVYKNYDPRAKIIKNTADEILSKLKGGDELLDIAKKLEETALSDDYFIERKLYPNVDFYTGLIYRALGFPTKYFTVLFALGRLPGWIAHWREMIQDPATKIGRPRQIYTGSAERNYTPISER from the coding sequence ATGTCCGACGCGACGACGGCTGCGGGGCAGTCCGGCGAGACCGCGACGCTGCGCCTGCCCAATGGCGAGCACGAGTTCAAGGTGATCCACCCGGTCGAGGGTGCGCCTGGGATCGAGCTGGGGAAGCTGCTGGCGACGACCGGGTACATCACCCACGACCCCGGGTTCGTGAACACCGGCGCCGCGTCCTCGGCCATCACCTACATCGACGGTGACGCCGGCATCCTGCGCTACCGCGGCTACCCGATCGAGCAGCTGGCCGGGAAGTCGACCTTCATCGAGGTCTCGTACCTGCTCATCTACGGCGAGCTGCCGACCCAGACACAGCTGGCGGAGTTCACCGACAAGATCCAGCGCCACACCCTGCTGCACGAAGACCTCAAGGCCTTCTTCAGCGGCTTCCCGCGTGACGCGCACCCGATGCCGGTGCTCTCCAGCGCCGTATCCGCGCTGTCGACCTTCTACCAGGACTCGCTCAACCCGTTCGACGAAGCGAACGTGGAGCTGTCCACCATCCGCCTGCTGGCCAAGGTCCCGACCCTGGCCGCGTACGCGTACAAGAAGTCCGTCGGACAGCCGCTGCTGTACCCGGACAACTCGCTCGGCCTGGTCGAGAACTTCCTGCGGATGACCTTCGGCTTCCCGGCCGAGCCCTACGAGGTCGACCCGGACGTCGCCAAGGCGCTCGACCTGCTGTTCATCCTGCACGCCGACCACGAGCAGAACTGCTCCACCTCGACAGTGCGCCTCGTCGGCTCCTCCGAGGCGAACCTGTTCGCCTCGATCTCGGCGGGCATCAACGCGCTCTTCGGCCCGCTGCACGGTGGCGCCAACAGCGCGGTGCTGGACATGCTCGAGGGCATCAAGGCCGAGGGCGGCGACGTCGCGAACTTCGTCACCCGCGTGAAGAACAAGGAAAAGGGTGTCCGCCTGATGGGCTTCGGGCACCGGGTCTACAAGAACTACGACCCGCGCGCGAAGATCATCAAGAACACCGCGGACGAGATCCTCTCCAAGCTCAAGGGCGGCGACGAGCTGCTCGACATCGCGAAGAAGCTGGAAGAGACAGCGCTCTCGGACGACTACTTCATCGAGCGGAAGCTGTACCCGAACGTCGACTTCTACACCGGTCTGATCTACCGGGCGCTCGGCTTCCCGACGAAGTACTTCACCGTGCTGTTCGCGCTCGGTCGCCTGCCGGGCTGGATCGCGCACTGGCGCGAGATGATCCAGGACCCGGCCACCAAGATCGGCCGCCCGCGGCAGATCTACACCGGCTCCGCCGAGCGGAACTACACGCCGATCTCGGAGCGCTGA
- a CDS encoding TetR/AcrR family transcriptional regulator — protein MTESKTRRRQPTARQRALLSELEALFLAEGFSQFTLDDLAARLRCSKSTLYALAPSKEQLAVKVVTHFFKGAAELLEERIAGIDDARKILGEYLAGISEYLNRASAAFMTDIAEFAPARDAYQLNSRAAAQRIRSFIDRGVTDGVFREVHARLIAEMAGLIIEGIQTGVVGQRAGVTDAEAFTALSELLLGGIATKNVLS, from the coding sequence ATGACCGAGAGCAAGACCCGGCGCCGCCAGCCCACCGCACGTCAGCGTGCGTTGCTTTCGGAACTCGAAGCGCTCTTCCTCGCCGAGGGGTTCTCCCAGTTCACGCTGGACGACCTCGCCGCCAGGCTCCGCTGCTCGAAGTCGACCCTCTACGCGCTCGCCCCCAGCAAGGAGCAGCTCGCGGTCAAGGTCGTCACCCACTTTTTCAAAGGGGCCGCCGAGCTGCTGGAGGAGCGGATCGCCGGGATCGACGACGCCCGCAAGATCCTCGGGGAGTACCTCGCCGGCATCTCCGAATACCTGAATCGCGCTTCGGCCGCTTTCATGACCGACATCGCCGAATTCGCCCCGGCGCGGGACGCGTATCAGCTCAACAGCCGCGCCGCGGCCCAGCGCATCCGGTCGTTCATCGATCGCGGCGTCACCGACGGTGTTTTCCGTGAGGTGCACGCGCGGCTGATCGCGGAAATGGCGGGGCTCATCATCGAGGGAATCCAGACCGGGGTGGTCGGCCAGCGCGCCGGGGTGACCGACGCCGAAGCCTTCACCGCTTTGTCGGAACTGCTCCTTGGCGGGATCGCGACAAAAAATGTCCTGAGCTGA
- a CDS encoding ABC transporter permease — protein MNTVSSWRAVWLIAKRELNTRLRTRSFVIGTAVLLVMLMGYVLLQATLISNEDKSKIGLTGQTAGIAQQLQTAGAAIGEKIETVPVADPAQGRSQVENGDLDVLLSGNATELKVLVKTELNTKLRAMLTGVSQQEVLNGKLSEVVENPDQVLRTVNETQVEVDSIKPPDPEKDQRMVIGLIVAVLLYMSIVTYGTLVAQGVVEEKSSRVVEILLSTVRPWHLLLGKVIGLGLVGLTQLVIIGGAGLIVASATDVLTLSGVATSALLWGVLWYLLGFLLYATVYGAMGSLVSRQEDTQSVIGPVNIVLILGFVVGFNLLAQAPDGTGTKILSLVPLLSPVLMPARIASGNVEVWEIALSLGLTVGAIALFTWLGARIYQNSVLRVGSRIKLTDALRG, from the coding sequence ATGAACACCGTCTCTTCGTGGCGCGCGGTCTGGCTCATCGCCAAACGCGAGCTGAACACCCGGCTGCGCACCCGGTCCTTCGTGATCGGCACCGCCGTCCTGCTGGTCATGCTGATGGGCTACGTCCTCCTGCAGGCCACGCTGATCAGCAACGAGGACAAGAGCAAGATCGGGCTCACCGGCCAGACCGCCGGGATCGCGCAGCAGCTCCAGACGGCGGGCGCGGCGATCGGCGAGAAGATCGAGACCGTCCCCGTCGCCGATCCGGCCCAGGGCCGCTCGCAGGTCGAAAACGGGGATCTCGACGTGTTGCTGTCCGGCAACGCCACCGAGCTGAAGGTGCTCGTCAAGACCGAACTGAACACCAAGCTCCGTGCCATGCTGACCGGTGTTTCGCAGCAGGAAGTGCTCAACGGCAAGCTTTCCGAGGTCGTGGAGAACCCGGATCAGGTGCTGCGCACGGTCAACGAGACCCAGGTCGAGGTCGACTCGATCAAACCGCCGGATCCGGAGAAGGACCAGCGGATGGTGATCGGGCTGATCGTGGCCGTGCTGCTCTACATGAGCATCGTGACCTACGGGACGCTGGTCGCGCAGGGCGTGGTCGAGGAGAAGTCCAGCCGGGTCGTGGAGATCCTGCTGTCCACCGTCCGGCCATGGCATCTGTTGCTGGGCAAGGTGATCGGGCTCGGCCTGGTCGGACTGACCCAGCTGGTGATCATCGGCGGCGCCGGGTTGATCGTCGCGTCGGCGACCGACGTGCTGACGCTGTCCGGGGTCGCGACGAGCGCGCTGCTGTGGGGCGTGCTGTGGTACCTGCTCGGATTCCTGTTGTACGCCACCGTCTACGGCGCGATGGGCTCGCTGGTCTCCCGGCAGGAAGACACCCAGTCGGTGATCGGCCCGGTCAACATCGTGCTGATCCTGGGCTTCGTCGTCGGGTTCAACCTGCTGGCGCAGGCGCCGGACGGTACGGGGACCAAGATCCTTTCCCTGGTACCGCTGCTTTCCCCAGTGCTGATGCCCGCGCGGATCGCGTCCGGGAACGTCGAGGTGTGGGAGATCGCGCTGTCGCTGGGCCTGACCGTGGGCGCCATCGCCCTGTTCACCTGGCTGGGCGCGCGGATCTACCAGAACAGCGTCCTGCGGGTCGGCAGCCGGATCAAGCTGACCGACGCCCTTCGCGGCTGA
- a CDS encoding PfkB family carbohydrate kinase — protein sequence MIVVGGEALVDLVPGEPLDSTVDGGLRALLPRMGGGPYNVALAAGRLGVPTGFFSRVSNDRFGMALVDRLHASGVDTALLQRGNEPTTLAVVALDEKGSAQYTFYTEGTADRLVGDPGALPENVTALSLGTLGMVLEPGASTYETMLRRESARGVLTVLDPNIRAALIADPAAYRARFESWLPDVRLLKISDDDTEWLTEGADPIDAAKVWTSAGVDAVVLTRGAQGLSVITRAGEIARVPSRRVAVVDTIGAGDTVQGALLAWLYSNEVRDVSTLDADGWRSALEFAAKAASITVSRSGAEPPTAEDMASAV from the coding sequence GTGATCGTCGTGGGTGGAGAGGCGCTGGTCGACCTCGTTCCTGGAGAACCGTTGGATTCCACTGTGGACGGTGGGTTGCGCGCGCTGCTGCCCCGGATGGGGGGTGGTCCCTACAACGTCGCGCTCGCCGCCGGACGGCTCGGCGTCCCGACGGGCTTCTTCTCGCGTGTCTCCAATGACCGTTTCGGGATGGCGCTGGTGGACCGGTTGCACGCCTCCGGGGTCGACACCGCCTTGCTGCAGCGGGGAAACGAGCCGACCACGCTCGCCGTGGTCGCGCTCGACGAGAAGGGCTCCGCGCAGTACACCTTCTACACCGAGGGCACCGCGGACAGGCTGGTCGGCGATCCCGGCGCGCTGCCGGAAAATGTGACGGCGCTCTCGCTCGGCACGCTCGGCATGGTCCTGGAGCCGGGCGCGAGCACGTACGAAACCATGTTGCGCCGTGAATCCGCCCGAGGTGTCCTGACCGTCCTCGACCCGAACATCCGGGCGGCGCTGATCGCCGATCCGGCCGCGTACCGGGCGAGGTTCGAGTCCTGGTTGCCGGACGTCCGCCTGCTCAAGATCTCCGACGACGACACGGAATGGCTCACCGAAGGCGCCGATCCGATCGACGCCGCAAAGGTCTGGACCTCTGCCGGAGTCGATGCCGTGGTGCTCACCCGCGGCGCGCAGGGGTTGTCCGTCATCACACGGGCGGGCGAAATCGCGCGAGTCCCGTCACGCCGAGTCGCCGTCGTCGACACGATCGGCGCGGGGGACACCGTGCAGGGCGCGCTGCTGGCATGGCTGTACTCGAACGAGGTGCGTGACGTGTCCACTCTCGACGCCGACGGCTGGCGTTCGGCGCTCGAATTCGCGGCGAAAGCGGCGTCGATCACCGTGTCGCGGAGTGGGGCGGAACCGCCGACGGCCGAAGATATGGCATCCGCCGTGTGA